In the Populus trichocarpa isolate Nisqually-1 chromosome 1, P.trichocarpa_v4.1, whole genome shotgun sequence genome, one interval contains:
- the LOC7482837 gene encoding probable protein S-acyltransferase 7 isoform X2, with protein MGGVERMRGGSGGEKMYNTSTPMPTHQLSDSNRRIMGSHNDNRARNLRVYQAWKGNNVIILLFLTSARDPGIIPRNLHPPEDEGSSISADWPGSQVSGPSLPPTKDVMVNGMVVKVKYCQTCMLYRSPRCSHCSICNNCVERFDHHCPWVGQCIGKRNYRFFFMFVSSTTILCLYVLAFCWVNIRKIMDTDHCDIWRAFLKSPVSGILVLYTFICAWFVGGLTAFHLYLICTNQTTYENFRYRYDGKMNPYNLGCVRNVLEVFFTKIPKSKNKFRAKVLVDSSSGYAASMPMSHVLSPEVPKRSFDIEVGKRQAVADEDFEDLQSQIDSIGGLERCGTQPRHANWDHKANWEITPDIQVLAAEFGMEPGLADGQKISRDH; from the exons ATGGGGGGCGTTGAGAGAATGCGAGGAGGAAGTGGAGGAGAAAAAATGTACAACACGTCAACTCCAATGCCTACGCATCAACTTTCCGATTCTAATCGCCGAATTATGGGTAGCCATAACGATAATAGAGCTCGTAATCTTCGAGTCTATCAAGCTTGGAAAGGCAACAAT GTTATTATTCTTCTCTTCCTTACTTCTGCAAGAGATCCAGGTATTATTCCTCGTAATCTCCACCCTCCAGAAGATGAAGGCTCAAGTATATCTGCTGATTGGCCAGGAAGTCAGGTTTCTGGCCCAAGTTTACCTCCCACAAAAGATGTTATGGTGAATGGGATGGTAGTCAAGGTCAAATACTGCCAAACGTGCATGCTATACCGCTCACCAAGATGCTCTCACTGCTCTATATGCAACAACTGCGTTGAGCGTTTTGATCATCATTGCCCGTGGGTGGGGCAATGTATTGGCAAG AGGAATTACAGattctttttcatgtttgtgtCTTCCACAACTATTCTATGCCTCTATGTTCTTGCATTCTGCTGGGTCAACATCAGGAAGATAATGGATACAGATCATTGTGATATATGGAGGGCCTTTCTGAAGTCTCCTGTTTCAGGAATCCTGGTATTATACACATTTATATGTGCTTGGTTTGTTGGAGGCCTCACTGCATTTCATCTGTACTTGATATGCACCAATCAG ACAACATATGAGAACTTCAGGTATAGGTATGATGGAAAGATGAATCCTTACAACCTTGGTTGTGTTCGTAATGTTCTGGAGGTTTTCTTcacaaaaattccaaaatcGAAGAACAAGTTCCGTGCAAAGGTTCTGGTTGATTCATCTTCTGGCTATGCTGCTTCAATGCCGATGAGCCATGTCTTGAGCCCGGAGGTGCCCAAAAGGAGCTTTGATATAGAAGTGGGGAAACGACAAGCTGTTGCTGATGAGGATTTTGAAGATTTACAAAGTCAGATTGATAGTATTGGTGGATTGGAGAGGTGTGGAACCCAGCCAAGACACGCAAATTGGGATCATAAAGCCAACTGGGAGATAACACCAGATATACAGGTGTTGGCTGCTGAGTTTGGAATGGAACCTGGTTTGGCAGATGGGCAGAAAATTTCTCGTGATCATTGA
- the LOC7491443 gene encoding protein vip1 isoform X1 yields the protein MAQSDLTIQVLNLSPSVTRAELNTFFSYCGTVEKIELQNRDKDQMQSALVTFTQPYAFQTALLLSDALLGGQPIRILSAHDIEIPITGPDIRKNHGSSRFVPAVQVAMQTVALKSVEMLSKARELEENYKLSEKGKTLALQTRAAVYDAEQAAENYVSAGAGWLSGALDKTSKRVLSLGTVKRNNS from the exons ATGGCTCAGTCAGATTTAACTATTCAAGTTCTCAACCTGTCCCCCAGTGTGACTCGCGCAGAGTTGAATACCTTCTTCTCTTATTGTGGAACTGTTGAGAAGATTGAGCTTCAGAA CAGAGACAAAGACCAAATGCAGTCAGCTCTAGTGACTTTCACACAGCCATATGCTTTTCAGACTGCTCTTCTCCTGAGT GATGCTCTCCTTGGTGGGCAGCCAATTCGGATATTGTCTGCGCATGATATAGAGATCCCTATCACCGGTCCAGATATAAGAAAG AACCATGGATCGTCCAGATTTGTTCCGGCAGTGCAAGTTGCGATGCAGACAGTGGCTTTGAAAAGCGTTGAAATGTTGAGCAAGGCCAGAGAACTAGAGGAGAATTACAAGCTGTCAGAGAAAGGAAAGACACTAGCGCTCCAAACAAGAGCAGCAGTCTATGATGCTGAGCAGGCAGCAGAAAACTATGTTTCGGCTGGTGCTGGGTGGTTGTCCGGTGCACTTGATAAGACGTCCAAACGTGTCTTGTCACTGGGAACTGTGAAGAGGAATAACTCCTAA
- the LOC7482837 gene encoding probable protein S-acyltransferase 7 isoform X1, whose protein sequence is MGGVERMRGGSGGEKMYNTSTPMPTHQLSDSNRRIMGSHNDNRARNLRVYQAWKGNNIFCLGGRLVFGPDVRSLFLTILLIMIPVVLFSAFVSRRLIEDFQHQLGDYIVVICAVLTAYVIILLFLTSARDPGIIPRNLHPPEDEGSSISADWPGSQVSGPSLPPTKDVMVNGMVVKVKYCQTCMLYRSPRCSHCSICNNCVERFDHHCPWVGQCIGKRNYRFFFMFVSSTTILCLYVLAFCWVNIRKIMDTDHCDIWRAFLKSPVSGILVLYTFICAWFVGGLTAFHLYLICTNQTTYENFRYRYDGKMNPYNLGCVRNVLEVFFTKIPKSKNKFRAKVLVDSSSGYAASMPMSHVLSPEVPKRSFDIEVGKRQAVADEDFEDLQSQIDSIGGLERCGTQPRHANWDHKANWEITPDIQVLAAEFGMEPGLADGQKISRDH, encoded by the exons ATGGGGGGCGTTGAGAGAATGCGAGGAGGAAGTGGAGGAGAAAAAATGTACAACACGTCAACTCCAATGCCTACGCATCAACTTTCCGATTCTAATCGCCGAATTATGGGTAGCCATAACGATAATAGAGCTCGTAATCTTCGAGTCTATCAAGCTTGGAAAGGCAACAAT ATATTCTGCCTTGGGGGTAGACTAGTTTTTGGTCCAGATGTCAGGTCGCTATTCCTTACAATCCTTCTAATCATGATTCCAGTAGTCTTATTTTCCGCTTTTGTTTCTCGAAGGCTCATTGAAGACTTCCAACACCAGCTAGGTGATTATATTGTAGTTATATGTGCCGTCTTGACAGCATAC GTTATTATTCTTCTCTTCCTTACTTCTGCAAGAGATCCAGGTATTATTCCTCGTAATCTCCACCCTCCAGAAGATGAAGGCTCAAGTATATCTGCTGATTGGCCAGGAAGTCAGGTTTCTGGCCCAAGTTTACCTCCCACAAAAGATGTTATGGTGAATGGGATGGTAGTCAAGGTCAAATACTGCCAAACGTGCATGCTATACCGCTCACCAAGATGCTCTCACTGCTCTATATGCAACAACTGCGTTGAGCGTTTTGATCATCATTGCCCGTGGGTGGGGCAATGTATTGGCAAG AGGAATTACAGattctttttcatgtttgtgtCTTCCACAACTATTCTATGCCTCTATGTTCTTGCATTCTGCTGGGTCAACATCAGGAAGATAATGGATACAGATCATTGTGATATATGGAGGGCCTTTCTGAAGTCTCCTGTTTCAGGAATCCTGGTATTATACACATTTATATGTGCTTGGTTTGTTGGAGGCCTCACTGCATTTCATCTGTACTTGATATGCACCAATCAG ACAACATATGAGAACTTCAGGTATAGGTATGATGGAAAGATGAATCCTTACAACCTTGGTTGTGTTCGTAATGTTCTGGAGGTTTTCTTcacaaaaattccaaaatcGAAGAACAAGTTCCGTGCAAAGGTTCTGGTTGATTCATCTTCTGGCTATGCTGCTTCAATGCCGATGAGCCATGTCTTGAGCCCGGAGGTGCCCAAAAGGAGCTTTGATATAGAAGTGGGGAAACGACAAGCTGTTGCTGATGAGGATTTTGAAGATTTACAAAGTCAGATTGATAGTATTGGTGGATTGGAGAGGTGTGGAACCCAGCCAAGACACGCAAATTGGGATCATAAAGCCAACTGGGAGATAACACCAGATATACAGGTGTTGGCTGCTGAGTTTGGAATGGAACCTGGTTTGGCAGATGGGCAGAAAATTTCTCGTGATCATTGA
- the LOC7491443 gene encoding protein vip1 isoform X2 — MAQSDLTIQVLNLSPSVTRAELNTFFSYCGTVEKIELQKDKDQMQSALVTFTQPYAFQTALLLSDALLGGQPIRILSAHDIEIPITGPDIRKNHGSSRFVPAVQVAMQTVALKSVEMLSKARELEENYKLSEKGKTLALQTRAAVYDAEQAAENYVSAGAGWLSGALDKTSKRVLSLGTVKRNNS; from the exons ATGGCTCAGTCAGATTTAACTATTCAAGTTCTCAACCTGTCCCCCAGTGTGACTCGCGCAGAGTTGAATACCTTCTTCTCTTATTGTGGAACTGTTGAGAAGATTGAGCTTCAGAA AGACAAAGACCAAATGCAGTCAGCTCTAGTGACTTTCACACAGCCATATGCTTTTCAGACTGCTCTTCTCCTGAGT GATGCTCTCCTTGGTGGGCAGCCAATTCGGATATTGTCTGCGCATGATATAGAGATCCCTATCACCGGTCCAGATATAAGAAAG AACCATGGATCGTCCAGATTTGTTCCGGCAGTGCAAGTTGCGATGCAGACAGTGGCTTTGAAAAGCGTTGAAATGTTGAGCAAGGCCAGAGAACTAGAGGAGAATTACAAGCTGTCAGAGAAAGGAAAGACACTAGCGCTCCAAACAAGAGCAGCAGTCTATGATGCTGAGCAGGCAGCAGAAAACTATGTTTCGGCTGGTGCTGGGTGGTTGTCCGGTGCACTTGATAAGACGTCCAAACGTGTCTTGTCACTGGGAACTGTGAAGAGGAATAACTCCTAA